The Amphiprion ocellaris isolate individual 3 ecotype Okinawa chromosome 6, ASM2253959v1, whole genome shotgun sequence genome contains a region encoding:
- the LOC111571064 gene encoding progonadoliberin-1, translating to MHRRMAAKTLALWLLLVGTVLLPGSCQHWSYGLSPGGKRELDSFSDTLCNIAEGFPHMDAPFSAFGCTEESPFAKFFRMKGLLGSVTNKENGHRTYKK from the exons ATGCACAGGAG AATGGCTGCAAAAACCCTGGCACTGTGGCTGCTGCTTGTGGGGACAGTTTTGCTGCCGGGCAGCTGTCAGCACTGGTCGTATGGACTGAGCCCAGGAGGGAAGAGGGAACTGGACAGCTTTTCTGACACACTGTGCAAC ATAGCTGAAGGTTTTCCACACATGGACGCACCCTTCAGTGCTTTTGGTTGTACAGAGGAGTCAccttttgccaaattttttcGAATGAAAGGGCTTCTT GGGAGTGTAACCAACAAGGAAAATGGACACcgaacatacaaaaaatga
- the kctd9a gene encoding BTB/POZ domain-containing protein KCTD9a encodes MRRVTLFVNGTSKNGKVVAVYGTLSDLLSVASNKLGIKASCLYNGKGGLIDDIALIRDDDVLYVSEGDPFIDPQNEAKATSDPHGAHTDWLTLNIGGRLFTTTRSTLVSKEPESMLAHMFREKDVWGNKQDEHGAYLIDRSPEYFEPILNYLRHGQLIINEGINIRGVLEEARFFGIEQLAEQLEVAIKNSQPPEDHSPISRKEFVRFLLATPTKSELRCQGLNFSGADLSRLDLRYINFKMANLSRCNLTHANLCCSNLERADLSGANLDGANLQGVKMLCSNAEGASLKGCNFEDPSGLKANLEGANLKGVDMEGSQMTGINLRVATLKNAKLKNCNLRGATLAGTDLENCDLSGCDLQEANLRGSNVKGAIFEEMLTPLHMSQSVR; translated from the exons ATGAGAAGAGTCACCTTATTTGTTAACGGGACATCAAAAAATGGCAAG gTTGTAGCAGTTTACGGGACCTTGTCCGACCTACTATCTGTAGCTAGCAATAAGTTGGGAATCAAAGCCTCCTGTTTATACAATGGAAAGGGCGGTCTCATAGATGACATTGCTCTCATCAG AGATGACGATGTGCTGTATGTGTCTGAAGGAGATCCATTTATTG ATCCTCAGAATGAAGCCAAGGCTACATCTGATCCGCACGGAGCACACACAGACTGGCTAACTCTTAATATTGGTGGGCGTCTCTTCACCACCACCAG gAGCACCCTGGTCAGCAAAGAGCCAGAGAGCATGCTTGCCCACATGTTCCGGGAGAAAG ATGTGTGGGGAAACAAGCAGGACGAGCATGGAGCTTACCTGATTGACCGCAGCCCTGAATACTTTGAGCCTATTCTCAACTACTTGAGACACGGTCAGCTCATTATCAATGAAGGCATTAATATACGGG GTGTCCTTGAGGAGGCTCGGTTCTTTGGAATTGAGCAGCTTGCCGAACAGCTGGAAGTAGCAATCAAG AACTCACAGCCCCCTGAGGACCACTCTCCAATTTCCCGCAAAGAGTTTGTTCGCTTTCTTTTGGCAACACCAACCAAGTCAGAGCTCCGCTGTCAG GGACTTAATTTCAGTGGTGCTGATCTGTCCCGACTCGACCTGCGTTATATCAATTTCAAGATGGCAAATCTCAGCCGCTGTAATCTGACACACGCCAACCTGTGCTGCTCCAATCTGGAGCGGGCTGATCTTTCTGGAGCCAACCTGGAT GGTGCCAACTTACAAGGGGTGAAGATGCTGTGTTCCAATGCCGAAGGGGCTTCTCTCAAAGGATGCAATTTTGAAGATCCATCTGGACTGAAGGCCAACCTGGAAG GTGCAAATCTGAAAGGAGTTGACATGGAAGGAAGCCAGATGACCGGTATCAACCTGCGTGTGGCCACTCTCAAAAACGCAAAGCTGAAGAACTGCAACCTGCGGGGAGCCACTTTAGCAGGGACGGATCTTGAG AACTGTGACCTGTCCGGCTGTGATCTACAAGAAGCCAACCTGAGAGGCTCCAATGTGAAAGGAGCCATTTTTGAAGAGATGCTGACCCCTCTGCACATGTCACAGAGTGTCAGATAA